The Cylindrospermum stagnale PCC 7417 genome segment AATTAGTGTTTGGTTTGTGGATTGTGATGTTGGGTTGGTTTGCTGTTCGCAACGCCAACAGCTACGACCGCGTCACCACATTACAAGAAACCTTGTTAAAGCTAACCGCTGCCGATACTATGACCCGTGATTTTCGTGTGGTCGATGCAGATCAAACATTACGTGACTTCGCCGACCTAGACCTTTTGGCAACTACCTCACCGCGAGTTTATTTTGCCGCTTCTGATGGACGTTACCGGGGTATGGTTTTCATTGACGATTTGCGAACAATTGAAAGAAGTCAATGGGAAATCCAAACCCTGCACAGCATCGTCCATCCCCTGACAACAATACCCAGCGTTGCTGAATCAACTTCTGTCGCGGAGGTAATTAACAAACTGGAAAATGAACAGCTACCCCGAATCACTGTCCTTTCTCCCGCCGGTGCAGTAGCCGGTGTGATTGATCGAGGGGATATTATCCAGTGTTTAGCAAAAAAATTAAATTTGCCGATTACCGAGGCTGAAATCAAGCAAATCAAAGACGAAGGTAACTATCCACCTGGGTTACAGCTAGGGGTAATAGCAAAGTCAACGACAAATTAAAAAGTAGCTGAAAGCAGAGGGAGCAACCGTTGATTATTGACACTCCCCGGCGTGAACGCACGGGGATTCTTGAATCTAAGACATAACTTGCTCAAACAGGTTTTCACCAATTTGAGTAGAGGTTTCATCTCCCCAAGCGTTGCTTGCGTCTAGCGCAAAGGTTCCGGTATGCCCTACCGTACCCAATCCTCGACTCAGGATATTTCTAGCTGCATTTTCATCTCTATCCATCACACAACCACATTTACAAACATGGGTTCGAGTGGATAGTGTTTTTTTAACAATGACACCACAACTAGAGCATTCAAGGCTAGTATACTGCGGGTTAACCGCCACCGTGACGCGCTTAAATACTTTGGCAAAGTATTCAACCCAGACACGGAACTGATACCAAGATGCGTCATTAATAGACTTAGCTAAACAATGATTTTTCACCAAATTTTTCACCCTCAAATCTTCATAGGCTATCAAGTCGTTAGACTGAACTACGCACCGTGCTAATTTCACAGCATGGTCTTTACGTTGCCTACTTATTTTGAGGTGGCGCTTTCCTAAAATCTGTTGGCCCTTGCCTCTATTTTTTGACCCTTTTACTTTTCTGGAAACACGACGTTGTGAACGCTTGAGAACTTTTTCACCAATACGAAGAAACCTAGGGTTTTCAACCATTGTTCCATCAGAGTCGGTGTAGTACTCTTTTAGTCCGACATCTAGCCCAACTGTATTTCCAGTCGGTTCTATGTTCTCAAAACGGTTAACATCAATACAGAATTGAACATAAACGCCGTCCGCACGTTTTACCAATCTTACCCGTTTTATTTGGTTGATTTGGTAAAAGTGCAAATCACGAGTACCTTTGAGTTTTAATCGCCCAATCCCTTTTTTGTCAGTGAATGTTATGGATTTACGATTATCCGCCAGCTTCCATCCTGATGTTTTGTATTCTACAGAACGACAATCTTTCTGGAATTGAGGATACCCCTTTTTTCCAGAAATTCCCTTCTTGCAGTTGTCATAAAACCTAGAGATAGAAGACCAAGCTCTTTCAGCAGAAGCTTGTCTAGCCATTGAATTGAGTTCATTAGCAAAGGGAAAGTTAGCCGCCAGGACTGCACAATATTTCTGCAAATCGTTTTTACCTGTATCTTTAACGTCCATCCATAGCCGAATACAGCTATTTCGGATGAACTTTGCAGTGCGAATTGCATCATCTACTGCTGTTAGTTGGGCTGCCAAACCATAAGCTTTAAACTCAAAAACAAGCATCGTTTTTACCTCCTATCTTATACTATCACATTTGGTATAAGATTAATCAAATACAATCAAAAGCCGTCTCCGGACGGGGCTTTAGACCCAGTTTTTCGGTAAAGTAACACCAACGTTAACGCGTAGCGTGTCGCAGGCATCACCCAATATTAAATGCACATCGAAAAGCAAATTATCGATGTGCAATTGCTATACAGCGGATTCCTTTGTTATAAGGTACATCATAGCCCCCTCATCGCTTGCGGGGAGGGGGTTGGGGGAGGGGTTCTTGTACCTCATGACACTGGGAAGTGCTGTATCAGCAAGGAAAGGGGTATTAGACTCTTTCCTACAGAACGCTGTGCGAACGTCTACACATAGAAGAGCGTTTCAGTCGGGGTTTAAATCCCCGTTTGAAACACTCTTCAATTTTGAATTTTGAATTTTGAATTTTGAATTGTTTTATGACTTATTCGGTTGGGCAATTCGCACTTCAATATCTTCTAATGTTTGTAACAGTAGCCGGTTTGCCTGCAATTGCCATCCCCATTTTTGAATTCTGTAAGCTGCTGCTGTCCCAACTACAGCTGCTAACAAGCCGATGGGTTGATTGAGAGAAATTCCAAATAACAAACCCAAGCCGGCAATTCCCCAAAATGGTAAGGCGACTCCTTGCCTTTGTTCTTCGACTATTTTCGCAATTCCACCAGATTGCATAGTCGCTAATAATGCCGCTTTGACTTGCCGCTGTTCTGCTGCCGATACTGATAAACCTATTTTCCGGCGCAGTTTTTCCATCTTGCGGGCGTCAGTACTGTACTCAGTTAACTCATCTTCTGCCATTTTTAGCAGTCGCTCTAGTTGCGGCATTGTCTATTGCATCCTGTATTTTGATACAGTCATTATCCCGAAAAACTGTAATTTTTTTGTGGCTATAGCGTTGCACTTAATTGCCTAATTTAAAATCCCAACTCTAAAATTGAATATAAGCAAAATTTATTAGCGATTACAAACTGATAATTTTCGCGTTTAATTGAGAGGTAATACTGAATGGTTACAGTATCTAAAACGACTGTATCTCAATCTGCTAAAGATAGCTCCCTCGTTCTCTGGTTTGATCAAGTTGGCATTGCTGACATTCCTTTAGTTGGTGGTAAGAATGCATCATTGGGGGAAATGATTCAGCAGTTGACGCCTAAAGGTGTGAATGTGCCGATGGGATTTGCTACTACTGCTTATGCTTATCGCTATTTCATCGAATCAGCCGGGTTAGAAGTAAAGCTGCGCCAAATTTTTGCTGATTTGGATGTTGAGGATGTTAAAAATTTACAAGAAAGAGGGAAAAAAGCGCGATCGCTATTGATGCACACACCATTCCCCGATCAACTGCGGGATGCGATCGCCACAGCATACCAAAATCTCTGTGAGCGCTATCATGCAGATACAGATGTCGCCGTCCGTTCTAGTGCCACCGCTGAAGACCTCCCCGATGCTAGTTTCGCCGGACAGCAAGAAAGTTTTCTGAATATCGTCACTGTCCCAGGGGTTTTAGCCGCTTGTCATCGCTGCTTTGCTTCCCTATTTACCGATCGCGCCATTTCCTATCGCCACACCAAGGGATTTGACCACTTTAGCATTGCCCTCGCCGTGGGCGTGCAAAAAATGGTGCGTTCTGACTTAGCATCTTCTGGGGTGATCTTCTCCATCGATACAGAAACCGGCTTTCAGGACGTAGCACTGATTACCGCTGCCTACGGTTTAGGCGAAAATGTCGTTCAGGGAACCGTAAATCCTGATGAATACTATGTATTTAAACCAACTTTAAAAACAGGTTTCCGCCCGATAATTGATCAAAGATTGGGCAGTAAAGCCTTAAAAATGGTTTATGATGACGGCTCAAAACTTACCAAAAATCTGCCCGTTCCCCAAAGTGAAAAAGATAAATTTGCCATTAGCGACGAAGAAATTTTACAACTAGCACGTTGGGCTTGTTTAATTGAAGAGCATTATTCCCAAGTCCACAACAGCTATACCCCGATGGACATCGAGTGGGCAAAAGATGGCATTACCAACCAATTATTTGTAGTCCAAGCACGTCCGGAAACTGTCCAGTCGCAGAAAAACGGAAACCTGTTGCGGAGTTATCGCCTCCTGGGAACCGGACAAAATTCTCCTTTGGTAACTGGTCGCGCTGTGGGAGAAGCTATTAGTCAGGGCAAAGTTAACTTGATGTTAGACACGAATAAAATCGACCAGTTCCAAGCGGGAGAGATTTTGGTGACAGATAGAACAGACCCCGATTGGGAACCAATTATGAAACGTGCGAGTGCGATCGTCACCAACTCTGGTGGACGCACCTGTCACGCGGCGATTATTGCGCGGGAATTGGGTGTACCTGCGATCGTTGGCTGTGGCAATGCTACAGAAATCTTAGCAGATAATCAAGAAATAACAGTATCTTGTGCAGAAGGAGAAGAAGGCAAAGTTTATGCCAACTTATTACCTTTTGAAGTTCAAGAAGTTCGCCTAGATAACTTACCCCGCACCCGCACTCAAATTTTAATGAATGTTGGTAATCCCCAAGAAGCTTTGAGTTTAGCTGCCATACCCAACGATGGAGTCGGTTTAGCACGAACCGAATTTATCATTGCCAATCAAATTAAAATCCATCCAATGGCCTTGATTCACTATGACTTATTAAAAGACAAATTTGTCCAAAAGAAAATTGCCGAAATTACGGCAATGTATGCTGATAAATCTCAGTATTTTGTAGATAAATTAGCCCAAGGCGTTGGCATAATTGCGGCGGCATTTTATCCCAAACCTGTGATTGTACGAATGTCAGATTTCAAAAGTAACGAATACGCTAATCTTTTAGGTGGTAAACAATTTGAACCTGACGAAGAAAATCCCATGTTGGGCTGGCGGGGGGCTGCGCGTTACTATGATCCAGGCTACAGAGAAGCTTTTGCCCTAGAGTGTCAGGCTATCAAGCGGGTAAGGGAAGAAATGGGTTTAATCAACGTCATCCCAATGATTCCCTTCTGTCGCACTCCTGATGAGGGGCGCTTGGTGTTGGCAGAAATGGCAAAAAATGGTTTACAGCAAGGCGTGAATAACTTGCAGGTTTATGTAATGTGCGAGTTGCCGAATAATGTAATTATGGCTGAAGAGTTTGCTGAGATATTTGATGGTTTCTCGATTGGTTCCAATGATCTAACTCAGCTAACACTAGGCATAGACAGGGATTCAGCCTTAGTGGCGCGGTTGTTTGATGAACGCAGTCAAGGTGTGAAACGGATGGTAAAAATGGCAATAGCCGCCGCCAAAAATCGCGATGGGCTACGCCCCGCCCGAAGCAATCGCAAAATTGGCATTTGTGGGCAAGCACCCAGCGATTACCCAGAATTTGCCCAGTTTTTAGTAGAACAAGGAATTGACTCCATCAGTCTAAATCCAGATTCGGTTTTAAAGACAATGCTAGCAGTGGCAAAAGTCGAACAGCAAACTTAAACCTAATGATCAGGGTTGGCATTAGACCTATTGTGGGAAAAAATGTAGAGACGTTGCATGCAACGTCTCTACAAAATTTATTTTCCAGACGAATTTTTAATTGGAGTGCAGCGACTGACTAATGACTAAAAATTGGTTCCGATTTGGGATGGCAGGAATATTTCTCCTCTCACTATCCTTGCGTTTTTGGGGGCTGGATCGATTTAACACCCTGGTATTTGATGAAATTTACTTTGCCAAATTCGGTAATAATTATCTCACCCATACGCCATTTTTTAATGCTCATCCGCCGCTGAGTCAATATATTATTGGCATTGGCATTTGGCTTGGTAGTCATATCCCCATTGGGCAGGATACGATAAATGGGTTGACAGGTTCTTTGCGCTCGCCTTGGAGTTATCGGTGGTTAAATGCCCTGACTGGTTCATTTATTCCCCTAGTTGTAGCCGCAATTGCTTATCAATTGAGTTATCGCCATAGCTTTGCCTTGCTTGCCGGCTTGTTTACAGCTTTAGATGGCTTATTTCTTGTAGAATCTCGTTATGCTCTAAACAATATTTATATTGTCATCTTTGGTTTGCTAGGG includes the following:
- a CDS encoding RNA-guided endonuclease InsQ/TnpB family protein; its protein translation is MLVFEFKAYGLAAQLTAVDDAIRTAKFIRNSCIRLWMDVKDTGKNDLQKYCAVLAANFPFANELNSMARQASAERAWSSISRFYDNCKKGISGKKGYPQFQKDCRSVEYKTSGWKLADNRKSITFTDKKGIGRLKLKGTRDLHFYQINQIKRVRLVKRADGVYVQFCIDVNRFENIEPTGNTVGLDVGLKEYYTDSDGTMVENPRFLRIGEKVLKRSQRRVSRKVKGSKNRGKGQQILGKRHLKISRQRKDHAVKLARCVVQSNDLIAYEDLRVKNLVKNHCLAKSINDASWYQFRVWVEYFAKVFKRVTVAVNPQYTSLECSSCGVIVKKTLSTRTHVCKCGCVMDRDENAARNILSRGLGTVGHTGTFALDASNAWGDETSTQIGENLFEQVMS
- the ppsA gene encoding phosphoenolpyruvate synthase — its product is MVTVSKTTVSQSAKDSSLVLWFDQVGIADIPLVGGKNASLGEMIQQLTPKGVNVPMGFATTAYAYRYFIESAGLEVKLRQIFADLDVEDVKNLQERGKKARSLLMHTPFPDQLRDAIATAYQNLCERYHADTDVAVRSSATAEDLPDASFAGQQESFLNIVTVPGVLAACHRCFASLFTDRAISYRHTKGFDHFSIALAVGVQKMVRSDLASSGVIFSIDTETGFQDVALITAAYGLGENVVQGTVNPDEYYVFKPTLKTGFRPIIDQRLGSKALKMVYDDGSKLTKNLPVPQSEKDKFAISDEEILQLARWACLIEEHYSQVHNSYTPMDIEWAKDGITNQLFVVQARPETVQSQKNGNLLRSYRLLGTGQNSPLVTGRAVGEAISQGKVNLMLDTNKIDQFQAGEILVTDRTDPDWEPIMKRASAIVTNSGGRTCHAAIIARELGVPAIVGCGNATEILADNQEITVSCAEGEEGKVYANLLPFEVQEVRLDNLPRTRTQILMNVGNPQEALSLAAIPNDGVGLARTEFIIANQIKIHPMALIHYDLLKDKFVQKKIAEITAMYADKSQYFVDKLAQGVGIIAAAFYPKPVIVRMSDFKSNEYANLLGGKQFEPDEENPMLGWRGAARYYDPGYREAFALECQAIKRVREEMGLINVIPMIPFCRTPDEGRLVLAEMAKNGLQQGVNNLQVYVMCELPNNVIMAEEFAEIFDGFSIGSNDLTQLTLGIDRDSALVARLFDERSQGVKRMVKMAIAAAKNRDGLRPARSNRKIGICGQAPSDYPEFAQFLVEQGIDSISLNPDSVLKTMLAVAKVEQQT